A stretch of the Sphingosinithalassobacter tenebrarum genome encodes the following:
- a CDS encoding globin-coupled sensor protein yields the protein MSIESEIADRLRFVGLGEDRRAILAEALPMVREELPGLLQKFYANVAEWPSLQAMFDSAEASRRAAKAQETHWLQLFSGRFDAAYVESVRRIGRMHSRIGLDPRWYIGGYSFILAEMFERVGERCTRRFGGNSRKCTRLIAALNQAALIDMELATSVYLEENELEYGRKLEALASAFEAKVGVVTGQIASAASQLEASARTVSDNTADSNTRAGTVAAAAEQASAGLQTAAASAEQLSASINMIREQVTNSSATSKRAAANARETDRIVRALSEGAERIGAIVTLIGQIAGKTNMLALNASIEAARAGEAGKAFDVVAVEVKYLADKTAAATGEIENHVRELQQSTREAVAAIESISGTVNEVAEIAATIANAVDQQNAATADISRNVQQTAQAAHEVSENIVRVSHSSETNVGAAREVSGSASHLAGQADTLSQAVQAFLAQLRAA from the coding sequence ATGTCGATTGAATCCGAAATCGCGGACCGGCTTCGGTTTGTCGGACTTGGCGAAGATCGCCGCGCCATCCTGGCAGAAGCACTGCCGATGGTCCGCGAAGAGCTTCCTGGGCTGCTACAGAAATTCTATGCCAATGTCGCCGAATGGCCCAGCCTGCAGGCGATGTTCGACAGCGCGGAAGCCAGCCGGCGCGCGGCAAAGGCACAGGAAACGCACTGGCTCCAGCTCTTTTCGGGCAGATTCGATGCTGCCTATGTCGAATCGGTGCGCCGGATCGGCCGCATGCACAGCCGCATCGGGCTGGACCCGCGCTGGTATATCGGGGGCTATTCCTTCATTCTCGCCGAGATGTTCGAGCGTGTCGGCGAACGCTGCACGCGCCGTTTCGGCGGCAATTCGCGCAAATGTACGCGACTGATCGCGGCGCTCAACCAGGCCGCGCTGATCGACATGGAACTGGCGACCTCGGTCTATCTCGAGGAAAATGAACTCGAATATGGACGGAAGCTGGAAGCACTCGCCAGCGCGTTCGAAGCCAAGGTCGGCGTCGTCACCGGGCAGATCGCTTCGGCCGCGAGCCAGCTCGAAGCATCCGCGCGCACCGTTTCGGACAATACGGCAGATTCCAATACGCGCGCCGGAACCGTGGCGGCGGCGGCAGAACAGGCCAGCGCCGGACTACAGACCGCGGCGGCTTCGGCCGAGCAGCTTTCGGCTTCGATCAACATGATCCGCGAGCAGGTGACCAATTCCTCGGCCACTTCCAAACGCGCCGCTGCGAATGCTCGGGAAACCGACAGGATCGTTCGCGCGCTGTCCGAGGGCGCCGAGCGGATCGGCGCGATCGTCACGCTGATCGGCCAGATCGCGGGCAAGACCAACATGCTCGCGCTCAACGCCTCGATCGAGGCCGCGCGGGCGGGCGAGGCCGGAAAGGCATTCGACGTCGTCGCGGTCGAAGTGAAATATCTCGCCGACAAAACCGCGGCGGCTACTGGCGAAATCGAGAACCATGTCCGCGAACTGCAGCAATCGACGCGCGAGGCTGTGGCCGCCATCGAATCGATTTCGGGAACTGTTAACGAAGTGGCCGAAATCGCCGCGACCATCGCCAATGCAGTGGATCAGCAAAACGCCGCCACTGCCGATATCAGTCGCAACGTTCAGCAGACCGCGCAGGCCGCTCACGAGGTTTCCGAGAATATCGTTCGCGTCAGCCATTCCTCCGAAACCAATGTCGGGGCGGCGCGCGAGGTGTCCGGCTCCGCTTCGCACCTTGCCGGCCAGGCGGATACGCTTTCGCAGGCGGTGCAGGCCTTCCTCGCGCAACTGCGTGCGGCCTGA
- a CDS encoding lytic transglycosylase domain-containing protein yields the protein MIGPETLASLPPARRAEIIFRTAQSEMSNRLWRAALGDTEGKGRNSDPNGLGSGGSGFPVETLMQLMGGGTATTGAAAVPGRQHCCCCEHDDAAGGAVAPTPNRVGELGTATIDTARAIAPQSDATLDLGPNQRYAGAISAASAATGVPAPAIAAIVDAESARHADGSWNPLSRNPRSSAAGLGQFLSGTWQDMAQTKGNWLNDVAAQRGWLDASGRVRPEARAELLQLRYDPEASIRTVADFARINLDRLESDGFRVRLDSETVAKAAYLSHHLGLGDARKFLGNAIGSDRARTLLTAQVGSAAAQARIADAGGAVQAHRQWLLGYIAQRVQPDRFTA from the coding sequence ATGATCGGTCCCGAAACGCTTGCTTCGCTGCCGCCCGCGCGCCGGGCGGAGATCATCTTTCGTACCGCTCAGTCGGAAATGTCGAACCGGCTGTGGCGCGCCGCGCTGGGCGATACCGAAGGCAAGGGCAGGAACAGCGATCCCAATGGACTGGGCAGTGGCGGCAGCGGCTTTCCCGTCGAAACGCTGATGCAGCTGATGGGCGGCGGCACAGCGACGACAGGGGCGGCCGCCGTTCCCGGCCGGCAGCATTGCTGTTGCTGCGAGCATGATGATGCCGCCGGCGGCGCAGTCGCACCCACGCCGAATCGCGTGGGCGAGCTCGGCACCGCCACGATCGACACGGCACGCGCGATCGCGCCGCAGAGCGATGCGACGCTCGATCTGGGGCCGAACCAGCGTTATGCCGGTGCCATCTCGGCGGCCTCTGCGGCCACCGGCGTTCCCGCCCCTGCCATCGCCGCGATCGTCGACGCCGAATCCGCCCGCCACGCGGACGGCAGCTGGAATCCACTTTCGCGCAATCCGCGTTCGAGTGCCGCCGGGCTCGGCCAGTTCCTCAGCGGAACCTGGCAGGACATGGCGCAGACCAAGGGGAACTGGCTCAACGATGTCGCCGCGCAGCGCGGCTGGCTGGACGCCAGCGGCCGCGTGCGGCCCGAGGCGCGCGCCGAGCTGTTGCAGCTTCGCTATGATCCCGAGGCCTCGATCCGCACCGTCGCGGATTTCGCGCGCATCAATCTCGACCGGCTTGAGTCGGACGGCTTTCGCGTTCGGCTCGATTCCGAAACGGTCGCCAAGGCAGCCTATCTCTCACATCATCTGGGCCTGGGCGATGCACGCAAATTCCTGGGCAATGCGATCGGAAGCGATCGTGCGCGCACGCTGCTGACCGCTCAGGTTGGCTCGGCCGCGGCGCAGGCGCGGATCGCCGATGCCGGCGGCGCGGTACAGGCGCATCGCCAGTGGTTGCTCGGCTATATCGCCCAGCGCGTCCAGCCCGACCGCTTCACGGCATGA
- the fliI gene encoding flagellar protein export ATPase FliI, protein MQTLASAARAIRAQTPDHRFGRVVAVRGALIEVEGLAGATQIGSRVAIASNDGSVETEVTALDRDLALCMPFADPQGVGLGARADLTAGQLSLRPSSGWLGRMIDGLGRPIDGKGNLPLGGDPHPIKAPPPPAAARARVGGRIETGVRALDMFAPLCLGQRLGLFAGSGVGKSVLLSMLARWTRCDVAVIGLIGERGREVQEFVEDDLGEEGMARSVVVVATSDEPALMRRQAAWTTLAVAEHFRDQGLNVLCLMDSVTRFAMAQREIGLASGEPPATKGYPPTVFAELPRLLERAGPGLPGQGSITGLFTVLVDGDDHNEPVADAVRGILDGHVVMRRAIAERGRYPAIDLLKSVSRTLPHCLDADQNDARIAARNLLSTYADMEEMVRLGAYKRGSNPEVDRAVDLAPRIEAMLNQGKGDRGNSIESFAQLGAVVAPAPVEEAVE, encoded by the coding sequence ATGCAGACTCTCGCCAGCGCAGCCCGTGCGATCCGCGCCCAGACGCCCGACCATCGGTTCGGCCGCGTCGTCGCCGTGCGCGGCGCGCTGATCGAAGTCGAAGGGCTGGCCGGCGCGACACAGATCGGAAGCCGCGTCGCGATCGCCAGCAATGACGGCAGCGTCGAAACCGAAGTGACGGCGCTCGACCGGGATCTGGCGCTGTGCATGCCCTTCGCCGATCCGCAGGGCGTGGGGCTCGGCGCGCGCGCCGATCTCACCGCGGGTCAGCTCAGCCTGCGCCCTTCGAGCGGCTGGCTCGGCAGGATGATCGACGGCCTGGGCCGCCCGATCGACGGCAAGGGCAACCTTCCGCTCGGCGGCGATCCGCACCCGATCAAGGCCCCGCCCCCGCCCGCCGCCGCCCGTGCCCGTGTCGGCGGCCGCATCGAAACCGGCGTGCGCGCGCTCGACATGTTCGCGCCGCTTTGCCTGGGCCAGCGCCTGGGCCTGTTCGCCGGTTCGGGCGTGGGCAAGTCCGTTTTGCTTTCGATGCTCGCCCGCTGGACCCGCTGCGATGTCGCGGTGATCGGACTGATCGGCGAACGTGGCCGTGAAGTGCAGGAATTCGTCGAGGACGATCTCGGCGAGGAAGGCATGGCGCGCAGCGTCGTCGTTGTCGCGACTTCGGACGAGCCCGCGCTGATGCGCCGCCAGGCGGCATGGACCACGCTGGCGGTCGCCGAACATTTCCGCGACCAGGGGCTCAATGTGCTGTGCCTGATGGATTCGGTGACGCGCTTCGCGATGGCGCAGCGCGAGATCGGCCTCGCCAGCGGCGAGCCGCCCGCGACCAAGGGCTATCCGCCGACAGTCTTCGCCGAACTGCCGCGCCTGCTCGAACGCGCAGGCCCCGGCCTGCCGGGTCAGGGCAGCATCACCGGACTGTTCACGGTACTGGTCGATGGCGACGATCATAACGAGCCCGTCGCCGACGCGGTGCGCGGTATCCTCGACGGCCATGTCGTGATGCGCCGCGCGATTGCCGAACGCGGTCGCTATCCGGCGATCGACTTGCTCAAATCGGTGTCGCGCACGCTGCCCCACTGCCTCGACGCGGATCAGAACGACGCGCGTATCGCCGCGCGCAACCTGTTGTCCACCTATGCCGATATGGAGGAAATGGTGCGGCTGGGCGCGTACAAGCGCGGGTCCAATCCCGAAGTCGATCGCGCCGTCGATCTCGCGCCGCGGATCGAGGCGATGCTCAATCAGGGCAAGGGCGATCGCGGCAATTCGATCGAATCCTTCGCGCAGCTGGGTGCCGTCGTCGCGCCCGCTCCGGTCGAGGAGGCAGTGGAATGA
- a CDS encoding flagellar biosynthesis repressor FlbT: MLRITLRDGEKAIINGAVVRAIGRTKLLIENRVSILRGSEVMQPEDATTPARSLYFTCMMAYVDLEQRDAHNDRILSDLQLVLKQMQQPAAQAACVRFANHLARNDYYRALASARELIAIEQTGSDSSETGDAIKAA; encoded by the coding sequence ATGCTTCGGATAACGCTGCGGGACGGGGAAAAGGCAATCATCAACGGCGCCGTTGTGCGCGCCATCGGTCGCACCAAGCTGCTGATCGAAAACCGTGTATCGATTCTGCGCGGCAGCGAAGTGATGCAGCCCGAGGACGCCACCACGCCCGCGCGCAGCCTCTATTTCACGTGCATGATGGCCTATGTCGATCTGGAACAGCGCGACGCGCATAACGACCGGATCCTGTCCGATCTGCAGCTGGTGCTGAAGCAGATGCAGCAGCCCGCCGCGCAGGCCGCCTGTGTCCGCTTCGCCAATCACCTGGCGCGCAATGATTATTATCGCGCACTGGCTTCGGCGCGCGAACTGATCGCGATCGAACAGACCGGCTCGGACAGCTCCGAAACCGGCGACGCCATCAAGGCGGCCTGA